From a region of the Streptomyces tirandamycinicus genome:
- a CDS encoding MBL fold metallo-hydrolase has product MTGLRPLGLTRRWPRSFADRLTAPLPGVRAMARLAREGALRPAAAGLRDVPRLPFAPGTLPDAEPGTVAVTWAGHASWVVAIGELTVLTDPVWSRRILGTPARLTPVGVRWEDLPPVDAVVISHNHYDHLDAPTIARLPRRTPMFVPAGLGGWFRRRRFTRVTELDWWETAELPAGSGVGSVRFEFVPAHHWSKRTLTDTCRSLWGGWILTDQRGRQVYFSGDTGYGHWFKEIGRRHPDIDLALLPIGAYAPRWWLSSVHTDPEEAVQAFQDVGARNLAPMHWATFVLSSEPVMEPIRRLLAAWEQTGLPRDRLWDLPVGGSRVLTA; this is encoded by the coding sequence CCCGGTGTACGGGCGATGGCGCGGCTGGCGCGGGAGGGCGCGCTCCGGCCCGCGGCCGCCGGGCTCAGGGACGTCCCCCGGCTGCCCTTCGCCCCGGGGACGCTGCCGGACGCGGAACCGGGCACCGTCGCCGTGACCTGGGCGGGCCACGCGAGCTGGGTCGTCGCGATCGGCGAGCTCACGGTGCTCACCGACCCCGTCTGGTCCCGCAGGATCCTGGGCACACCCGCCCGGCTCACTCCGGTGGGCGTCCGCTGGGAGGACCTGCCGCCCGTCGACGCCGTCGTCATCAGCCACAACCACTACGACCACCTGGACGCGCCCACCATCGCCCGGCTGCCCCGGCGCACCCCGATGTTCGTGCCCGCGGGGCTCGGCGGCTGGTTCCGGCGCCGGCGCTTCACCCGGGTGACCGAACTCGACTGGTGGGAGACGGCGGAACTGCCCGCCGGCAGCGGGGTCGGCTCGGTGCGGTTCGAGTTCGTGCCCGCGCACCACTGGTCCAAGCGGACCCTCACCGACACCTGCCGCTCGCTGTGGGGCGGCTGGATCCTCACCGATCAGCGCGGCCGCCAGGTGTACTTCTCGGGGGACACCGGCTACGGCCACTGGTTCAAGGAGATCGGCCGGCGCCACCCGGACATCGACCTGGCGCTGCTGCCGATCGGCGCGTACGCACCCCGCTGGTGGCTCAGTTCGGTGCACACCGACCCGGAGGAGGCGGTGCAGGCGTTCCAGGACGTGGGCGCCAGGAACCTGGCCCCGATGCACTGGGCCACCTTCGTGCTGTCGTCCGAGCCGGTGATGGAGCCCATCCGCCGGCTGCTGGCCGCCTGGGAGCAGACGGGCCTGCCGCGTGACCGCCTGTGGGACCTGCCGGTCGGCGGCTCACGCGTGCTCACCGCCTGA
- a CDS encoding DedA family protein, with the protein MRLQDVVGQLPPESTQQAVGYPTLFLLVALGALVPVVPTGALVSTAAVVALHQTAPFAVLLVFVVAATAAFLGDITLYWLGRRGVGSRNGSRRLEALRARADPERLARAQRRLADHSGTVLVLSRLVPAGRIPVMLACLMARMPLARFARGDAPACLAWAAAYGAIGILGGSLFDEPWQGVLAAVGLTLVLSGVPALWRRLRRGRPSGGEHA; encoded by the coding sequence GTGAGGCTCCAGGACGTGGTCGGTCAGCTCCCGCCGGAGTCGACCCAGCAGGCCGTCGGCTATCCGACGCTGTTCCTGCTGGTGGCGCTGGGCGCGCTGGTACCGGTGGTGCCGACGGGCGCGCTGGTGAGCACGGCGGCGGTGGTGGCGCTCCATCAGACGGCGCCGTTCGCCGTGCTCCTCGTGTTCGTGGTGGCCGCGACCGCCGCGTTCCTCGGTGACATCACGCTGTACTGGCTCGGCAGGCGTGGCGTCGGGTCGAGGAACGGCTCGAGGCGGCTGGAGGCGCTGCGGGCCCGCGCGGACCCGGAACGGCTGGCGCGGGCACAGCGCAGACTCGCCGACCACAGCGGGACCGTGCTCGTACTGTCCCGGCTGGTACCGGCCGGACGGATTCCGGTGATGCTCGCGTGCCTGATGGCGCGGATGCCGCTGGCGCGCTTCGCGCGCGGCGACGCGCCCGCGTGCCTGGCGTGGGCCGCCGCGTACGGGGCGATCGGGATCCTCGGCGGCTCGCTGTTCGACGAGCCCTGGCAGGGGGTGCTGGCGGCCGTGGGGCTGACGCTGGTGCTGAGCGGAGTGCCCGCGCTGTGGCGCAGACTCCGCCGGGGGCGGCCGTCAGGCGGTGAGCACGCGTGA
- a CDS encoding MBL fold metallo-hydrolase: MAVEVTWWGHATCTVEDSGVRVLTDPLFAGRLAHLRRRRGELPPPAAAVADAVVVSHLHSDHLHLPSLARLAPGTRLIVPRGALRAVPGLRRLTGLRIVEVAPGDEVAVADVRVRAVPAAHDGRRLPVGPHRSPALGFVVHGGARTYFAGDTGLFDGMAAAVGPVDVALLPVGGWGPFLGHGHLDPDRAARALEALGPRSAVPVHYGTYWPIGMDAVRPHEFHSPGDEFVRKAARRAPKVAVHRLVHGQSVRPEVFR, from the coding sequence GTGGCGGTCGAGGTCACCTGGTGGGGTCATGCCACCTGCACGGTCGAGGACTCGGGGGTCCGGGTGCTCACCGACCCGCTGTTCGCCGGCCGGCTCGCGCACCTGCGCCGCAGGCGGGGTGAACTGCCGCCGCCCGCGGCCGCCGTCGCCGACGCCGTGGTCGTCTCCCATCTGCACTCCGACCATCTGCATCTGCCCTCCCTCGCCCGGCTCGCCCCCGGCACCCGGCTGATCGTGCCCCGGGGCGCCCTCCGGGCGGTCCCCGGGCTGCGCAGGCTGACCGGGCTGCGGATCGTGGAGGTGGCACCGGGTGACGAGGTGGCGGTGGCGGACGTGCGCGTACGGGCCGTCCCGGCGGCGCACGACGGGCGGCGGCTGCCGGTGGGGCCGCACCGCTCCCCCGCGCTGGGCTTCGTCGTCCACGGCGGCGCGCGCACCTACTTCGCCGGGGACACCGGGCTGTTCGACGGCATGGCGGCCGCGGTCGGTCCGGTCGACGTGGCGCTGCTGCCGGTCGGCGGCTGGGGGCCGTTCCTGGGGCACGGCCATCTCGACCCGGACCGCGCGGCCCGTGCTCTCGAGGCGCTCGGGCCCCGCTCGGCGGTGCCGGTGCACTACGGCACGTACTGGCCGATCGGGATGGACGCGGTCAGGCCGCACGAGTTCCACTCGCCGGGCGACGAGTTCGTGCGCAAGGCGGCCCGCCGGGCGCCGAAGGTGGCGGTGCACCGGCTGGTCCACGGCCAGAGCGTGCGGCCGGAGGTCTTCCGGTGA
- a CDS encoding phage holin family protein, whose product MGEGWRWRSAGGALLRVVVVWAVSTLTLLALAGILPDFQLRSDNGESITRTAVTAAWGAGAFGLLSALVWPLVVRAFLLVPALVLGLLVFFLNGSLLLLALRLIPDGGGAAAPETAVVVAAVMSAVASATSTALAVRDDNAYRRRLSRLATRRRRRRGRPADGDAPPGTVFLQLDGVGHAVLVQAVKDGLMPTVARWLDTSHRLTRWRTDWSSQTGASQLGILHGSNHDVPGFRWYEKDTGRIMVSNRPASAVELQRRAALRTRDAGLLSLDGASRGNLFTGGAEQLALVLSAAARRGRGNRSRAGYFAYFSDPANAVRTAVSFVAEVGREIGQSVRSRVRGDRPRTRRGGLYPLIRAFATVVERDVVVAAVMGDMLAGRTAVYADLVGYDEVAHHSGPHSRDAAKVLERIDRAVALMAKVAEHAPRTYRIVLLSDHGQSPGETFEGAYGLTLKDLVRAGCGLPVSRRAGRTRSGAEARDAARHALLGALHRRGGEDPAEEQPSPGPEPIVLASGNLALISFPDLPGRLSREEIDRRHPALLHTLAGHPGIGFLLVRSERHGSVVVARDGDGTVELPLAGLDGRGPLAVFGPGAADAVRRTDSFPHVADIMVNSMYDPDTGRVHAFEAQIGSHGGLGGEQSHAFLLSPVELSEPVPGGGEPTGAEQVHTVLQRWLDECRGEPFGPQVPLRQVPPHQVEDPRQPGAPGEAFPVTGPDLPDKAD is encoded by the coding sequence GTGGGCGAGGGGTGGCGGTGGAGGTCCGCCGGGGGAGCGCTGCTGAGGGTAGTCGTGGTGTGGGCGGTGTCCACCCTGACGCTGCTCGCACTCGCCGGGATCCTGCCCGACTTTCAGCTCCGTTCGGACAACGGGGAGAGCATCACCCGGACCGCCGTCACCGCGGCCTGGGGAGCGGGCGCGTTCGGTCTGCTCAGCGCGCTGGTCTGGCCCCTGGTCGTGCGCGCGTTCCTGCTGGTGCCCGCGCTGGTGCTGGGCCTGCTGGTGTTCTTCCTGAACGGCTCCCTGCTGCTGCTCGCCCTGAGGCTCATCCCCGACGGGGGCGGTGCCGCCGCGCCCGAGACCGCGGTGGTGGTCGCCGCCGTGATGTCCGCCGTCGCCTCGGCCACCTCCACCGCGCTGGCCGTCCGGGACGACAACGCCTACCGCCGGCGGCTGTCCCGCCTGGCCACCCGCCGGCGCCGCAGACGCGGCCGGCCGGCGGACGGCGACGCGCCTCCGGGGACGGTGTTCCTGCAACTCGACGGGGTGGGGCACGCCGTGCTCGTCCAGGCCGTGAAGGACGGGCTGATGCCGACCGTCGCGAGATGGCTCGACACCTCGCACCGTCTCACCCGCTGGCGCACCGACTGGTCCAGCCAGACGGGCGCCAGCCAGCTCGGCATCCTGCACGGCTCCAACCACGACGTGCCCGGCTTCCGCTGGTACGAGAAGGACACCGGCCGCATCATGGTCAGCAACCGGCCCGCCAGCGCCGTGGAGCTCCAGCGCCGCGCCGCCCTGCGGACCAGGGACGCCGGGCTCCTCAGCCTCGACGGGGCCAGCCGCGGGAACCTCTTCACCGGCGGCGCCGAGCAGCTCGCCCTGGTCCTGTCCGCGGCCGCCCGCCGTGGCCGCGGCAACCGCTCCAGGGCCGGCTACTTCGCCTACTTCTCCGATCCCGCCAACGCCGTCCGGACCGCGGTGTCGTTCGTGGCGGAGGTCGGCCGCGAGATCGGCCAGTCCGTCCGCTCACGGGTGCGCGGCGACCGTCCGCGCACCCGCCGCGGCGGGCTGTACCCCTTGATCCGGGCCTTCGCGACCGTCGTCGAACGGGACGTGGTGGTCGCCGCCGTGATGGGCGACATGCTCGCCGGGCGTACCGCCGTCTACGCCGACCTCGTCGGCTACGACGAGGTGGCCCACCACTCCGGACCGCACAGCCGCGACGCCGCGAAGGTCCTCGAACGGATCGACCGCGCCGTCGCGCTGATGGCGAAGGTCGCCGAGCACGCGCCCCGCACGTACCGGATCGTGCTCCTGTCCGACCACGGCCAGAGCCCCGGCGAGACCTTCGAGGGCGCCTACGGGCTGACCCTGAAGGACCTCGTCCGCGCCGGGTGCGGACTGCCCGTCTCCCGCCGCGCGGGACGCACCAGGAGCGGGGCGGAGGCCCGGGACGCCGCCCGGCACGCACTGCTCGGCGCGCTGCACCGGCGGGGCGGCGAGGACCCGGCCGAGGAGCAGCCCTCGCCCGGCCCGGAGCCGATCGTCCTCGCCTCGGGGAACCTGGCGCTGATCTCCTTCCCGGACCTCCCGGGACGGCTCAGCCGCGAGGAGATCGACCGCCGCCACCCGGCGCTGCTGCACACCCTCGCCGGGCACCCCGGCATCGGCTTCCTCCTGGTGCGCAGCGAGCGGCACGGCTCGGTGGTGGTCGCCCGGGACGGGGACGGGACCGTGGAGCTGCCGCTGGCCGGCCTCGACGGGCGGGGCCCGCTGGCGGTGTTCGGGCCGGGTGCCGCCGACGCCGTCCGGCGCACCGATTCGTTCCCGCACGTCGCCGACATCATGGTCAACTCGATGTACGACCCGGATACCGGCCGGGTGCACGCCTTCGAGGCGCAGATCGGTTCGCACGGCGGGCTCGGCGGAGAGCAGTCCCACGCCTTCCTGCTGTCGCCGGTCGAGCTGTCGGAGCCCGTCCCGGGCGGTGGCGAGCCGACGGGCGCCGAACAGGTGCACACGGTGCTGCAGCGCTGGCTGGACGAGTGCCGCGGGGAGCCCTTCGGCCCGCAGGTGCCGCTGCGTCAGGTACCGCCGCATCAGGTGGAGGATCCCCGGCAGCCGGGTGCTCCGGGCGAAGCTTTTCCCGTGACGGGCCCCGACCTGCCGGACAAAGCGGACTGA
- a CDS encoding amino acid permease yields the protein MTTTVPRAEPTATASATGEPAGEPAGQGAGEGAAGRGRHTRSFGLPVATALVMGNIIGGGIFLLPAAVAPFGTVSLVAFAVLTVGAIALALVFGRLAARHPRTGGPYVYAREAFGDFAGFLAAWSYWITAWVSNAALAVAAVGYLGVLVPLDGSEPAAMAAALLLQWLPALANLAGTRYVGAVQLVATVLKFVPLLLVAVGGLFFFDADNLGPFDAGGSGTLGAISASAAILLFSYLGVESAAVSAGEVRDPRRNVGRATVLGTAAAAVVYLLGTLAVFGTVAHDELTESTAPFSDAVDAMFGGAWGGTAVAAMALVSMAGALNGWTLLSAQTPYAAARDGLFPAFFARRRRGVPTAGVLVTVVLASLLTVYNYTAGSGAVFETLVLVTTFTATVPYLLSTAAQIHHLASGRADRVSRARLVRDGVLTAVAAAFSLWLVAGSGHAAVYQGVLFLFAGVLVYAWMSARNRRTAPTAEDSADRA from the coding sequence ATGACCACCACAGTTCCCCGGGCCGAACCCACCGCCACCGCCAGCGCCACCGGGGAGCCGGCGGGGGAGCCCGCCGGGCAGGGCGCCGGGGAAGGCGCGGCCGGGCGCGGCAGGCACACCCGGAGCTTCGGACTCCCCGTCGCCACCGCCCTGGTCATGGGCAACATCATCGGCGGGGGCATCTTCCTGCTGCCCGCGGCGGTCGCCCCCTTCGGCACGGTCAGCCTCGTCGCCTTCGCGGTCCTCACCGTGGGCGCGATCGCGCTCGCCCTGGTCTTCGGCCGCCTGGCCGCACGCCATCCGCGCACCGGCGGACCCTATGTGTACGCCCGCGAGGCGTTCGGGGACTTCGCCGGATTCCTCGCCGCCTGGTCCTACTGGATCACCGCCTGGGTGTCGAACGCCGCGCTCGCCGTGGCGGCCGTCGGCTACCTCGGCGTCCTGGTACCGCTGGACGGCTCCGAACCGGCGGCCATGGCGGCGGCCCTGCTGCTCCAGTGGCTGCCCGCCCTGGCCAATCTCGCCGGCACCCGCTACGTCGGAGCCGTGCAGCTCGTCGCCACCGTCCTGAAGTTCGTGCCGCTGCTGCTCGTCGCCGTCGGCGGACTGTTCTTCTTCGACGCGGACAATCTCGGGCCGTTCGACGCCGGCGGCTCCGGCACCCTCGGCGCGATCTCCGCCTCCGCCGCGATCCTGCTGTTCAGCTACCTCGGCGTGGAGTCCGCCGCGGTCAGCGCCGGCGAGGTCCGCGACCCGCGCCGCAACGTCGGGCGCGCCACCGTACTCGGCACCGCGGCCGCCGCCGTCGTCTACCTCCTCGGCACCCTCGCGGTCTTCGGCACCGTCGCCCACGACGAGCTCACCGAATCCACCGCGCCGTTCTCCGACGCCGTCGACGCCATGTTCGGCGGCGCCTGGGGAGGCACGGCGGTGGCGGCCATGGCGCTCGTCTCCATGGCCGGCGCGCTCAACGGCTGGACCCTGCTCAGCGCCCAGACGCCGTACGCCGCCGCCCGGGACGGCCTCTTCCCGGCGTTCTTCGCCCGCAGGCGGCGCGGAGTGCCCACCGCGGGCGTCCTCGTCACCGTCGTCCTGGCCTCGCTTCTGACGGTCTACAACTACACGGCGGGCTCCGGCGCGGTGTTCGAGACCCTCGTCCTGGTCACCACCTTCACCGCGACGGTGCCCTACCTGCTGTCGACCGCGGCGCAGATCCACCACCTGGCCTCGGGCCGGGCGGACCGCGTCAGCCGGGCCCGGCTCGTGCGCGACGGGGTCCTCACTGCGGTCGCCGCCGCGTTCTCGCTGTGGCTCGTGGCGGGCTCCGGTCACGCCGCCGTCTACCAGGGGGTGCTGTTCCTGTTCGCCGGGGTGCTCGTGTACGCGTGGATGTCCGCCCGGAACCGCCGTACGGCGCCGACGGCGGAGGATTCGGCCGACCGGGCGTAG
- a CDS encoding 4a-hydroxytetrahydrobiopterin dehydratase, whose protein sequence is MPTEPLSQKEIEDRLRELPGWSQEGDRIARTYRLDGHFAATALVVHIARIQEELNHHSDLLLGYNTVNLTVNTHAAGGAITEHDFELAHRVEAVAAGHGVR, encoded by the coding sequence ATGCCCACAGAGCCACTGTCGCAGAAGGAGATCGAGGACCGGCTGCGCGAACTGCCGGGCTGGTCCCAGGAAGGCGACCGGATCGCCCGTACCTACCGGCTCGACGGCCATTTCGCGGCCACCGCGCTGGTCGTCCACATCGCCCGCATCCAGGAGGAGCTGAACCACCACTCCGATCTCCTCCTCGGGTACAACACGGTCAACCTCACGGTGAACACGCACGCCGCGGGTGGCGCGATCACCGAACACGACTTCGAGCTGGCCCATCGGGTCGAGGCCGTGGCGGCGGGCCACGGCGTGCGCTGA
- a CDS encoding class I SAM-dependent methyltransferase, with protein MSPHEHTVPAGDPGNHAHHGHHGHHGHDTTHIDWEEFAALLEREAALNLPLYEQVAHWVREQLPHGSVRRVLDVGSGPGTVSCLLAEVFPQAEVVAVDATPGLLELARARADRAGIADRFSTHVAELPDGIAELGPADLVWASGSLHHVGDQRAALTGLAGLLRPGGLLALLEGGLPARHLPRDIGIGRPGLESRLEAATAGWFADMRAVLPGAKPEVENWRALLAAAGLTPTLTRSFLLDLPAPVTDAVREGLVSGLSWQRRSLEGRLDADDAAVLDRLLDPDDEEGLMRRPDCFMLAARTVHTARRG; from the coding sequence ATGAGTCCTCACGAGCACACCGTCCCCGCCGGCGACCCCGGCAACCATGCCCACCACGGCCACCACGGGCACCACGGGCACGACACGACACACATCGACTGGGAGGAGTTCGCCGCGCTGCTCGAACGCGAGGCCGCACTCAACCTCCCGCTGTACGAGCAGGTCGCGCACTGGGTGCGGGAGCAACTCCCGCACGGATCCGTGCGGCGCGTCCTCGATGTCGGCAGCGGCCCCGGAACGGTCAGCTGCCTGCTCGCCGAGGTCTTCCCGCAGGCCGAGGTCGTCGCCGTCGACGCCACCCCCGGCCTGCTGGAGCTCGCCCGGGCCCGCGCCGACCGCGCCGGAATCGCCGACCGGTTCAGCACCCATGTCGCCGAACTGCCCGACGGAATCGCCGAGCTGGGCCCGGCGGACCTGGTGTGGGCGAGCGGCTCCCTGCACCATGTGGGAGACCAGCGTGCCGCCCTCACCGGACTCGCCGGGCTGCTCCGCCCCGGCGGGCTGCTCGCCCTCCTCGAGGGCGGACTGCCGGCACGCCATCTGCCGCGCGACATCGGCATCGGACGGCCCGGCCTGGAGAGCCGGCTCGAAGCCGCCACGGCCGGATGGTTCGCCGACATGCGCGCGGTCCTCCCCGGTGCGAAGCCGGAGGTGGAGAACTGGCGCGCCCTGCTCGCCGCCGCCGGACTCACCCCGACCCTCACCCGTTCCTTCCTTCTCGACCTGCCCGCACCGGTCACCGACGCCGTGCGCGAGGGTCTGGTCTCCGGCCTCTCCTGGCAGCGCAGGTCCCTGGAGGGACGGCTCGACGCGGACGACGCCGCCGTACTCGACCGGCTGCTGGACCCGGACGACGAGGAGGGCCTGATGCGCCGGCCGGACTGCTTCATGCTCGCGGCCCGCACGGTGCACACGGCCCGGCGCGGGTAG
- a CDS encoding YeiH family protein, whose product MTALTGPRARRVTARKPPAGRAGAVPGLALAAAGVSAAWLAHRAVPGLPMLTAAVVLGVAAAHTPWLAARVRGSCRGGLTLAARRLMRAGIVLLGLKLSLADVLGLGWATVVMVLAVVAATFGGTWWLGRRLGLPGDQPLLIAAGYSICGASAIGAVGSVHDSDDEDMVTSVALVTLCGTLAIAVLPLLHGPLGLTAAEFGRWVGAGVHDVGQVVATAQTAGPAALGEAVLVKLLRVALLAPLVAVLVVAARRRGRRTAGSGRPPLVPLFVVGFLALVVLRSTGLLPPQVLATAGTAQELLLAAALFGLGSAVHLPSLARTGPRVALLGLTSWVLIATAAYAGVRLTG is encoded by the coding sequence GTGACGGCCCTCACGGGCCCCCGGGCCCGGCGCGTCACCGCCCGGAAGCCGCCGGCTGGACGAGCCGGGGCCGTGCCGGGGCTGGCGCTCGCCGCGGCCGGGGTGTCCGCGGCCTGGCTGGCACACCGTGCCGTGCCCGGCCTTCCGATGCTCACCGCGGCCGTCGTCCTGGGCGTCGCCGCCGCACACACCCCGTGGCTGGCCGCGCGGGTACGGGGCAGCTGCCGCGGCGGCCTGACCCTGGCCGCGAGGCGCCTGATGCGCGCCGGGATCGTGCTGCTCGGGCTCAAGCTGAGCCTCGCGGACGTGCTGGGGCTGGGGTGGGCGACGGTCGTGATGGTGCTGGCCGTGGTCGCGGCCACCTTCGGCGGCACCTGGTGGCTCGGGCGGAGGCTGGGGCTGCCTGGTGACCAGCCGCTGCTGATCGCCGCGGGCTACTCCATCTGCGGGGCCTCCGCCATCGGGGCCGTGGGCTCGGTGCACGACAGCGATGACGAGGACATGGTCACGTCCGTCGCGCTGGTGACGCTCTGCGGCACCCTCGCCATCGCCGTACTGCCCCTGCTGCACGGACCGCTGGGACTCACCGCCGCCGAGTTCGGGCGGTGGGTGGGCGCCGGCGTCCACGACGTGGGCCAGGTGGTGGCCACCGCCCAGACGGCCGGACCGGCGGCGCTGGGCGAGGCCGTCCTGGTGAAGCTCCTCCGGGTGGCGCTGCTGGCACCGCTGGTCGCCGTGCTCGTCGTCGCGGCCCGGCGCCGCGGCCGCCGCACCGCCGGGTCCGGACGGCCTCCGCTCGTCCCGCTGTTCGTCGTGGGCTTCCTCGCCCTGGTGGTCCTGCGCAGCACGGGGCTGCTCCCGCCGCAGGTCCTCGCCACGGCCGGTACTGCCCAGGAACTGCTGCTCGCGGCCGCGCTGTTCGGCCTGGGCAGCGCGGTCCATCTGCCGTCCCTGGCCCGCACCGGCCCGCGGGTGGCCCTGCTCGGGCTGACCTCCTGGGTGCTGATCGCGACGGCGGCGTACGCCGGGGTGCGGCTGACGGGCTGA